The following proteins come from a genomic window of Polaribacter dokdonensis:
- a CDS encoding cation:proton antiporter — protein sequence MLELAGIIILGILAQWVAWKFKIPAILPLILIGLIVGPIAAEYLSEDGTKWIEPIWNGEKGLFPGDYLYYFVSLAISIILFEGGLTLKRNEIKNVGPVITKLITLGSAVTFFGAAIIAHFIFDLGWEISFLFSGLIIVTGPTVITPILRNIPLKKDISTVLKWEGILIDPIGALVAVLVFEFISVGGEGGFTKTALIEFGKILLFGTTFGFTFAHALAYAINKKLIPHYLLNVVSLSAVLLVFVESELFAHESGLLAVVVMGMVLGNGKLNNIKELLYFKESLSVLLISILFILLAANIDMDQLLLLYTWKTAALFALVVFIVRPLAVFLSTTNSKLKLNEKLFISWVGPRGIVAAGIASLFGSKLLKQGVEGAEYITPLVFMIVLGTVLLNATTARLFAKLVGVFLKSSNAILIVGASNPSRLIASFLKSKGKRVVIIDSNKNFIKQALNEDLEALAVNIYDDELRDNIELNDVGYLIAMTGNDAVNKYALTNFSTIFGEHGAFRLASSLEVINATAEERQNFFTPKDDYINLSEAFRENPTIKEIEINSDEEYNNILELLAKEEKSIPLFIEKDKGIYLIAEFEKEGIEKKGLTFSYLGKEIGDSYKVKAEAEL from the coding sequence ATGTTAGAATTAGCAGGAATCATCATTTTAGGAATTTTAGCTCAATGGGTTGCATGGAAATTTAAAATTCCAGCAATTCTTCCATTAATCTTAATTGGTTTAATAGTTGGGCCTATTGCTGCTGAATACTTAAGTGAAGATGGTACAAAATGGATTGAACCTATTTGGAATGGAGAAAAAGGCTTATTTCCTGGTGATTATTTATATTATTTTGTCTCTTTAGCTATTAGTATAATTCTTTTTGAAGGTGGTTTAACCTTAAAAAGAAACGAAATTAAAAACGTTGGGCCTGTAATTACAAAACTAATTACCTTAGGTTCTGCTGTTACTTTCTTTGGGGCAGCAATAATTGCTCATTTTATTTTTGATTTAGGTTGGGAAATTTCTTTCCTTTTTTCAGGCTTAATCATTGTTACTGGACCAACTGTAATCACACCAATTCTAAGAAATATACCACTAAAGAAAGATATTAGCACTGTTTTAAAATGGGAAGGAATTCTCATAGACCCAATAGGAGCTTTAGTTGCTGTATTGGTTTTTGAATTTATCAGTGTTGGTGGAGAAGGAGGTTTTACAAAAACAGCTTTAATAGAATTTGGAAAGATTCTATTATTTGGTACAACCTTTGGTTTTACTTTTGCGCATGCATTAGCGTATGCAATCAACAAGAAATTAATTCCACATTATTTATTAAATGTAGTGTCACTTTCTGCAGTTTTATTAGTTTTTGTAGAATCTGAACTGTTTGCTCATGAATCTGGTTTATTAGCAGTAGTTGTAATGGGTATGGTTTTAGGAAATGGAAAGTTAAATAACATTAAAGAGTTACTTTATTTTAAAGAATCTTTAAGTGTATTACTAATTTCTATCCTTTTTATTTTATTAGCTGCTAACATAGATATGGATCAGTTATTACTCTTGTATACTTGGAAAACAGCAGCGCTTTTTGCCTTGGTTGTATTCATTGTAAGACCTTTAGCTGTATTCTTAAGTACTACCAATTCAAAATTAAAATTGAATGAAAAACTTTTTATAAGTTGGGTAGGTCCTAGAGGTATTGTTGCTGCAGGTATTGCTTCATTATTTGGAAGTAAATTATTAAAACAAGGTGTAGAAGGTGCAGAGTACATAACACCTTTAGTGTTTATGATTGTTTTAGGAACTGTATTATTAAATGCAACTACAGCAAGGTTATTTGCAAAATTAGTTGGTGTATTTTTAAAGAGCTCTAATGCAATTTTAATTGTTGGAGCATCAAACCCTTCTAGGCTAATTGCAAGTTTCTTAAAAAGTAAAGGTAAACGTGTTGTAATCATAGATTCAAATAAGAACTTTATTAAGCAAGCTTTAAATGAAGATTTAGAGGCTTTAGCTGTAAATATTTATGATGATGAATTAAGAGATAATATTGAGTTGAATGATGTTGGTTATTTAATTGCAATGACAGGTAATGATGCAGTAAATAAATATGCATTAACTAATTTTTCTACCATCTTTGGTGAGCATGGAGCTTTTAGACTAGCATCATCTTTAGAAGTGATTAATGCAACAGCAGAAGAACGCCAAAATTTCTTTACACCAAAAGATGATTACATTAACTTAAGTGAGGCATTTAGAGAAAACCCTACTATTAAAGAAATAGAAATCAATTCTGATGAAGAGTACAATAATATCTTAGAACTTTTAGCGAAAGAAGAAAAATCGATTCCATTATTTATTGAAAAGGATAAAGGTATTTATCTAATTGCTGAGTTTGAAAAAGAAGGTATTGAAAAGAAAGGTTTAACTTTCTCTTATTTAGGTAAAGAAATAGGAGATAGTTACAAAGTAAAAGCTGAGGCTGAATTATAA
- a CDS encoding DEAD/DEAH box helicase, with protein MANNIKNQEEILAKLNIYELNEMQNEAIEVIENNKNTVILSPTGTGKTLAFLLPTLKMIDADNDNIQALILVPSRELAIQIEQVIREMGTGFKVNAVYGGRSMAKDKIELKHIPSILIGTPGRISDHFANDRFSKESIKTLIFDEFDKSLEVGFEYEMRGIINQLPNLENRILTSATQETEIPDFVGLRNAKTLNYLTGKKSKKLDIKIVSSNTKNKNQTLVDLLKHIGNNPGIIFCNLKSTIEEVSDYLTKNKLAHSCFSGGMEQRDRERSLIKFRNGTSQILVATDLAARGIDIPEIKYIIHYELPQRIEEFTHRNGRTARVNAKGTAYVLKWAKEQLPDFIKGATNANIANQEKIKPIYWETLFISGGRKDKISKGDIAGLFFKKGNLTKDQLGVIELKQDCAFVAIPVSESARLVEKLNNVYLKKKKVRVFTV; from the coding sequence ATGGCAAATAACATTAAAAATCAAGAAGAAATTTTAGCAAAGCTAAATATCTATGAATTAAATGAAATGCAAAATGAAGCCATTGAGGTTATCGAAAACAATAAGAATACTGTTATACTAAGCCCAACAGGAACTGGTAAAACCTTAGCTTTTTTGTTGCCTACCTTAAAAATGATTGATGCTGATAATGATAATATTCAAGCTTTAATCTTAGTGCCTTCTAGAGAATTGGCAATACAAATTGAGCAAGTTATTAGAGAAATGGGTACAGGTTTTAAAGTAAATGCAGTTTATGGAGGAAGATCTATGGCAAAAGATAAAATAGAATTAAAACACATACCCAGTATTTTAATAGGAACTCCAGGTAGAATTTCTGATCATTTTGCAAATGATAGATTCTCTAAAGAAAGTATAAAAACTTTAATTTTTGATGAATTTGATAAATCTTTAGAAGTTGGTTTTGAGTACGAAATGAGAGGTATTATAAATCAGTTACCAAACTTAGAAAATAGAATTCTTACTTCTGCTACTCAAGAAACTGAAATTCCTGATTTTGTTGGTTTAAGAAATGCAAAAACCTTAAACTATTTAACAGGCAAAAAATCTAAAAAATTAGATATTAAAATAGTTAGTTCTAATACTAAAAATAAAAACCAAACTTTAGTTGATTTACTAAAACATATAGGAAACAATCCAGGTATTATCTTTTGTAATCTAAAAAGTACTATTGAGGAGGTAAGTGACTATCTTACAAAAAACAAATTAGCTCATAGTTGTTTTTCTGGAGGAATGGAGCAAAGAGATCGTGAGCGTTCTTTAATTAAATTCAGAAATGGAACAAGTCAAATTTTAGTAGCCACAGATTTGGCTGCAAGAGGTATAGATATTCCTGAAATTAAATATATTATTCATTATGAATTACCTCAAAGAATAGAAGAGTTTACGCATAGAAATGGAAGAACAGCAAGAGTAAATGCTAAAGGAACAGCATATGTCTTAAAATGGGCAAAAGAACAATTACCAGATTTTATTAAAGGTGCAACTAATGCCAATATTGCAAATCAAGAAAAAATAAAACCTATTTATTGGGAAACTTTATTTATTTCTGGAGGCAGAAAAGACAAAATTTCTAAAGGAGATATTGCTGGTTTATTCTTTAAAAAAGGGAATTTAACCAAAGATCAATTAGGTGTTATTGAGTTAAAACAAGATTGCGCTTTTGTTGCAATACCCGTTTCTGAATCAGCAAGATTAGTAGAAAAATTAAATAATGTTTATCTCAAAAAGAAAAAGGTAAGAGTATTTACGGTTTAA
- a CDS encoding tRNA-(ms[2]io[6]A)-hydroxylase, which produces MLGLQFETETSWAEIAKVNLQQILTDHAFLEQKAASNAVSIIINYSEETELVKEMSNIAIEEMQHFKMVHLLMVKRGMVLGREQKNDYAVRLQKFFPKTKNRTDALVQRLLVAALIEARSCERFKVFSENMEDEELKKFYKNLMISEANHYTTFLQFAREYQDREIVDKKWAALLAFEAEMMKERGHLAKIHG; this is translated from the coding sequence ATGTTAGGCTTACAATTTGAAACAGAAACTTCTTGGGCAGAAATTGCCAAAGTTAACTTGCAACAGATATTAACAGATCATGCTTTTTTAGAGCAAAAAGCAGCCTCTAATGCAGTATCTATCATTATTAATTATTCTGAAGAAACTGAGCTTGTTAAGGAGATGAGCAACATTGCTATAGAAGAAATGCAGCATTTTAAAATGGTACATTTATTAATGGTAAAAAGAGGAATGGTTTTAGGAAGAGAACAAAAGAATGATTATGCTGTTCGTTTGCAAAAGTTTTTTCCGAAAACTAAAAATAGAACAGATGCATTAGTGCAACGCTTATTGGTTGCTGCTTTAATAGAGGCTAGAAGTTGTGAGCGTTTTAAAGTATTTTCTGAAAATATGGAAGATGAAGAATTAAAAAAGTTTTACAAAAACCTAATGATTTCTGAAGCCAATCATTATACAACCTTCTTACAATTTGCAAGAGAATATCAAGATAGAGAAATAGTAGATAAAAAATGGGCAGCACTTTTGGCTTTTGAAGCAGAAATGATGAAAGAAAGAGGCCATTTAGCAAAAATTCACGGATAA
- a CDS encoding DUF4268 domain-containing protein, translated as MFSKEEAAQLRKLFWTSFGKSFPRKWLLYNTKVKGFAFKFVADRKKAMVCLDIEHPEEIANELLFDQMLSLKTLLENEIPEVIYDNSYELESGKQIHRIYVPFEQKFSIYNKNTWRDCYEFFVDEMSKFELFFYEYEDFIKQAI; from the coding sequence ATGTTCTCTAAAGAAGAAGCAGCCCAACTTCGAAAATTATTCTGGACCAGTTTTGGGAAATCGTTTCCCAGAAAATGGTTGCTTTACAATACTAAAGTTAAAGGATTTGCCTTTAAGTTTGTGGCTGACAGAAAAAAAGCAATGGTTTGTTTAGATATCGAACATCCAGAAGAAATTGCCAACGAATTACTTTTTGATCAAATGCTTTCTTTAAAAACATTACTTGAAAATGAAATTCCAGAAGTAATTTATGATAATTCTTACGAGTTAGAAAGTGGCAAACAAATCCATAGAATTTATGTTCCTTTTGAGCAAAAATTTAGCATTTACAATAAAAATACTTGGAGAGATTGTTATGAGTTCTTTGTAGATGAAATGTCTAAGTTTGAACTTTTCTTCTATGAATATGAAGATTTTATAAAACAAGCCATATAA